One stretch of Streptomyces sp. MMBL 11-1 DNA includes these proteins:
- a CDS encoding sigma factor-like helix-turn-helix DNA-binding protein, whose product MTEATDLAARAGDRDPRVGLRAVAALRRLLEQLEAVQVRSARVQGWSWQEIAAELGVSRQAVHKKYGRR is encoded by the coding sequence ATGACCGAAGCAACGGATCTGGCCGCACGCGCCGGTGACCGCGACCCGCGCGTCGGGTTGCGGGCGGTGGCCGCGCTGCGGCGGCTGCTGGAGCAGCTCGAAGCCGTACAAGTCAGAAGCGCCCGTGTCCAGGGCTGGTCGTGGCAGGAGATCGCCGCCGAGCTGGGCGTCAGCCGGCAGGCCGTGCACAAGAAGTACGGGAGGCGTTGA
- a CDS encoding GNAT family N-acetyltransferase, whose protein sequence is MDELTTPEGFLLRPWKPADASAVLRAFAPAEMGRQTDRPVFDRSGALAWIADRTRERGARTGYSWAVVGEAGEALGCVAVGAVNPAHDTGWVSYWTTEEARGRGVAPAGVRALARWAFDELGLYRLELGHRTDNPASCRVATRSGFAPEGIERAKLRYGDVRYDVERHARLADDDVNFD, encoded by the coding sequence ATGGACGAACTGACCACCCCTGAAGGGTTTCTGCTGCGCCCCTGGAAGCCCGCCGACGCCTCGGCGGTGCTCCGGGCCTTCGCCCCGGCCGAGATGGGACGCCAGACGGACCGGCCGGTGTTCGACCGGTCCGGGGCGCTGGCCTGGATCGCGGACCGCACGCGCGAACGGGGAGCGCGTACCGGCTACTCCTGGGCCGTCGTGGGGGAGGCGGGCGAGGCCCTCGGCTGTGTTGCCGTCGGCGCCGTCAACCCGGCCCATGACACCGGCTGGGTCTCCTACTGGACCACCGAGGAGGCGCGCGGCCGGGGTGTCGCCCCGGCCGGGGTGCGGGCCCTGGCGCGCTGGGCGTTCGACGAACTCGGGCTGTATCGGCTGGAGCTGGGGCACCGCACCGACAACCCGGCCTCCTGCCGGGTCGCGACCCGGTCGGGCTTCGCCCCCGAGGGCATCGAGCGGGCCAAGCTGCGCTACGGCGATGTCCGGTACGACGTCGAGCGGCACGCGCGCCTGGCCGACGATGATGTCAACTTTGATTGA
- a CDS encoding Clp protease N-terminal domain-containing protein, translated as MFERFTRGARATVKGAVAQAERVGADSVTEEHLLLALLEQEGGRASFAVTALGLHDRRGSLDAAFAEARRRGGLTKADTDALAGIGIDIGAIVSRVEGAHGEGALAAGRGSRRWWWSGHRPFTPGAKTVLENSLRVALGRGDRFIGEEHLLLALTAKPGVVADVLAEHGATYANVRRALYGPEADEGQGHAKAG; from the coding sequence ATGTTCGAGCGATTCACCCGAGGGGCCCGCGCGACCGTGAAGGGCGCCGTGGCCCAGGCCGAGCGCGTCGGGGCCGACTCGGTCACCGAGGAACATCTGCTGCTCGCGCTGCTGGAGCAGGAGGGCGGCCGGGCCTCGTTCGCGGTCACCGCACTCGGTCTCCACGACCGCCGCGGCTCCCTGGACGCCGCCTTCGCCGAGGCCCGCCGTCGTGGCGGCCTGACCAAGGCCGACACCGACGCCCTCGCCGGCATCGGGATCGACATCGGCGCGATCGTCTCCCGGGTCGAAGGGGCCCATGGCGAGGGGGCCCTGGCCGCCGGCCGCGGCAGCCGCCGGTGGTGGTGGTCCGGGCACCGCCCCTTCACCCCAGGCGCGAAGACCGTCCTGGAGAACTCGCTGCGGGTCGCCCTGGGGCGCGGCGACCGCTTCATCGGCGAGGAGCATCTGCTCCTGGCCCTCACGGCGAAGCCCGGAGTCGTCGCCGACGTCCTCGCCGAGCACGGCGCGACCTACGCGAACGTGCGGCGCGCGCTGTACGGCCCCGAGGCCGACGAGGGCCAGGGACACGCCAAGGCCGGGTGA